Within Amycolatopsis sp. FDAARGOS 1241, the genomic segment GTCCTCCGAGGCCGCTATCGGCGGTCTCTCGGCCTCAGCGGACCTTCCTTTGACGTACAGGATTCGGGCCGATCAGGGGCCGCGTCTGCGGCGGATACCTCCCACGGCGTTGACGGTGGCGGGAACACCCGCTCCGTCGACGGCTGGCCCCCCACCCGGCAAGACCCGGGGTTGGTTGCTACCGTTCCCGCGCCTCCGGCGGGCACCCTCCCCCTCAGCTCCGGAGGCCCGGCCCACCGATTCCGCCGACGGGTAGACGGTGGTGGCGTCGCAACCGGCAGAATTCACGGGTTGACGGTGTCGAGCACTTGACCGGACCGCGTGCTCAAGGAATGCGGCATCGACGGTGGCGAACCCAGCAAGCTGCCGGCGCCAATGGGGCCCGGTATGTGCGGGTTGGGAGTTTCGCGCCGGTCGTTGTATGCCGTACGGCTGTTGACAACGATGATGTTTGCGTCGGTGATTCTGCGCTGACACAAAGTGTTCACGAGGGTGGTTCTTTTCGGGTGCTCTGCTGGTGAGGTGCGATGTCAACGCCCCCGGCGACTCGGCCCGGGGAGGCATTCCGGAGGCGTCGCATGCGTGTCCTCGTTCGCTCGGTCACCGCGGTGTGGGCCGTTGTCGCGCTCGTCGGCGGTGGTGTGATCGTCACCGCTGGCGTGGCTGAGGCCGCGACCTGTTCTCGCTCGTTCCTGCCGCTGCCCGACTCGAGTTGCACGCCAGGCAGCTACAACTCGGCCGTCACCCAGTCCACCATCCACACCACCATCTGCGTCTCGGGCTGGACCGCCACCGTGCGCCCGTCCACGACCTACACCAACGCGCTCAAAGTCCAGGGCATCGCCGACTACGGCTACAGCGACACCAACCTCGCCGACTACGAAGAAGACCACCTCGTCCCCCTCGAACTCGGCGGCGCTCCGAAGGACCCCGGCAACCTGTGGCCCGAGCCTTACTCGGGCACCAAGACCGCCTACACCAAGGACGGCACCGAGACCAAGCTGAAGAACGCCGTCTGCGCCGGCACCATTACCCTGTCTGCGGCCCGCTCCGCGATCAAGAGCAACTGGACCACAGCCCTGCAGGTCACCGGCATCGGCTAGACACTCCGCAGCACCCCGGCTCCCGAACGCGACGGGCCCGCGGTCTCACCGCAGGCCTGTCGCTTCGGACACCATGCTGGACACCCGCCACCGGATTCGTCTTCGGCACCAGCTGACCGTTTTGTGCGGGCCGCCTGCGCGTACCGTTGGGCGCCTGAGGACGGGAGTCCGGCTATGTCCGCAAGAAGCACCCTTCAGTACCGCGTCTTCATCTCCGCGCCGCTCCCAATCCACGCCCTGCCTCCAGCGGCCGGGACGCAACCGCAGTGGTCGCCGCTGTCTCACACCCTTGTCTTCGGCCCCACCGAGGCCGCGCTGGTCGACCCACCCCTCACCCTCGCGCAGGCGAGGTCACTGGCCGATTGGGTCGAGGCGTTCGGCAAACGCCTCGCTCACATCTACATCACCCACTGGCACGCCGACCACTGGCTCTCCACCGGAGAGCTCGCCCGCCGCTTCCCGGGCGTGACAGTTCACGCAAGCGCGGCCACGGTCGACCGGATGGTCAAGAACACCCCGGACGGCGTCCCGGCCGGAACGTGGGCGCAGTGGTTCCCCGGACAGCTCCCCGCAAACCCGATCCCGGTCCTAGCGCGCCCTGTCCCCGCCGGCGGCTTCACCGTGGACGGACACACACTGGTCGCAGTCGACGCCGGCCACAGCGACACCGACGACACGACAGTCCTACATGCACCGTCCATCGGTCTGGTCGCCGCGGGCGACGTCGTCTACAACAACGTTCACCAGTACCTCGCCGAAACCACCGGCGGAGGCATGGAAGCCTGGCACCGGGCGCTGGACGTGGTGGAATCACTGCGCGCCGTCAACGTCGTCGCCGGCCACAAGGACCCAGCCCGCGATGACTCCCCCACCAACATCGGCAACACCCACGCCTACCTCGACCACGCGGCCAACCTGCTCGCGACCCAACCGACGCGCGCCGAGTTCTACGCCGGCATGGTCAAGCTCTACCCCGAACGCATCAACCCTTACACCGTCTGGCTCTCCGCCAGTCGCTTGCTGAACGATCGGTGAGGTCGGTCTCGATGGCCCCAGCGGCATCCGATCCGCACAGCACACCCCCCGAACCGCTCGGCCTCACACCGTCGCCTCGCGGCGACTTCGAAGTATCGGCCGCGTACGTCGGCGACGTCGCAGTTTCCGGAACGAGTGAAGTCTGCCGCAGCGTGACACCGTGCGATCCTCAGCCACACGGACTGCTCAGAGCGTCGAGCGTGAGGCAGCACGTGCCCACCATCGCACCCGATCAGCGCGACCCAATGATCGTCGACGAGGATCGGCCCCGGTCCGCATACGTCAGCTGACGACGGTGCACTCGCGTTCGACGCGGAGCCACCGACACTGAATCGCACCCCCGACGCCCCTTATTTAACCGGACACGTGGGGGTGGAACCGTTGCCGGGATTGCCGGCGGGTTGGGCTTCACCCATCTCGAAGCATGCGAGAGCATTGTATTCGTGCAGGACAGGTTCACCGATGCTCCGACGCCTCGGTCGATCAACGATCTTGCGTACGACTCCGCCTGGGATGTGGCTCGGAGTTCGACCACGCGCCAGTGGGTGGTTGCCGAGCGCGACTTCGACCACCACGGTCGGCACGTCACAATCGGCCTGACGCCTGTCCGTGAAGATCTCGTCGCGCTGATCGTCTGGGTCGATGGACGCGTAGTGCACCACGAGCGAGGTACCGAAAACGCAGTCTGCGAAGCGGTACACCAATGGACGGAAGCTGAATTTTTCGGCACTGTGCTCGCTAGCCAGACTGAAATCGCTAGTGCCCACCGGCCGCTGAAGCGGGCGGCGGGCGAGCGGCCGACAATGGCCGGCCAACCCGAGGTAGCCGGCGCCCACCAAGCGCTAGAGGAACGCAAGCCACCAACGGCGCGTACGGCCCAAACCTGAGGCTGCACCGCAACAACTGCCTTCCGCGGCAGGGCAAGTCTGCCGAGTGTAAGGCGAGGTCTCCGACCCGCGGAGAACGCCCCGCGCGGCGACGAAAGAGCCCGAGCAAGCCAGCACGTCGAAACGCGGCAAGTATCCCCGTGCGGCTGCTCGAAACGTTCGGCGTGGTCGGCGCGATCGCCGAGCTCATCGCCGCAGCCGTGGTCGGTACCGCCGTCGCCCCAGGGCCGCGCTCGTGGACTTCCGGCGAGAGCGTCCATCTTGAGGTGCGCGGCCTGAACAAGCCGAGGCACGCGACGGCCGCACAGGCATTGGCGCACTGCCTCTCTCCCGTCGTCTGCAGTGGCAAGCTGGACCGGCACTATCGGATCAGGGACCGCAGAGCTTGGTGCTGAGGCGGAAAGAGCCTGCGCACAATCGTGCACGGGTCATCCCTGAAGGGTGGTCCGCGTCAGCCCACCGCATGTCAAGCTGCCAAGTCGCCTTCACCTGCGGTTCAGGGGGTTATTGTGGCAACGACTGCTGAACACGGAACCGATGCCATCCGTCCGTTCTCGGTGGCCGTCCCGCGCGAGGCATTCGATGACCTGCGACGTCGCCTTACCGCGACCCGGTGGCCGAGCCGGGAACTCGTCAGGGACCGTTCCCAGGGCGTGCAGTTGGCGGTGCTGCAGGCGGTTTGCAGCTACTGGGAGGACGGGTACGACGTGGGCCGCGTCGAGGCGCGGCTGAACGCGCTGCCGCAGTTCACCACCGAGATCGACGGTGTGCAGATCCACTTCCTGCACGTGCGGTCACGGCACGACGCGTTGCCGCTGATCATGACGCACGGCTGGCCCGGCTCCGTCATGGAGCTGCTCGATTCAATCGACCCGCTCACCGACCCAACCAATCACAGCGGCCTCGCCCAGGACGCATTCCACGTCGTGCTCCCGTCCCTGCCCGGCTACGGCTTCTCCGCCGAGCCGGGCGAACTCGGCTGGGACCTCGGCCGCACCGCGCGCGCCTGGACCGAGCTGATGCGCCGCCTCGGCTACACCCGCTTCGTGGCGCAGGGCGGCGACGTCGGCGCCGGCGTCACCGACGCGATGGGCCGCCAGGCACCCGAGGGCCTGGTGGGCATCCACACCAACCTGCTCGTACCCGCGCTGAACGACCCCGCCGCCCTGCCCGCGGAAACCGAGCAGGAACGAGCGGCGCAGGCGGCGATCACCACGTTCCAGACCAGCGGCAACGGCTACTTCGTCGAACAAGCCACCCGGCCCCAGACCATCGGCTACGCGCTCCTGGACTCACCCGCGGCCCTCGCCGCCTGGATGCTCGACCACGACACCGACGCCTACCACAAGATCGCCCGGGCCTTCCTCGACGGGCAGCCCACCGGCAACCTGACCCCCGACCACGTCCTGGACAACATCACCACGTACTGGCTCACTGGCACCGGGGCCTCCGCCGCCCGGTCGTACTGGGAGGCCTACGGGCCCGACGCACCCGCCGCCCAGAACCCACCGCCGCCACCCCCGGTCCGGGTCCCGGTCGGGTTCACCACGTTCCCCGGCGAAATCTGGCAGACCCCGCACAGCTGGGCCGAACAGGCCTACCCCACCCTCAACTACTTCCACGAGGCGCAGCGGGGCGGTCACTTCGCCGCGTGGGAAGAACCCCAGCTGTTCGCGGCCGAGCTGCGGGCCGCGTTCCAACCGCTGCGAGCAGGCACGACCGCGGAGCCGAGCCGTTGACCCCCGCGACTACCACCCTGACGAGCGCCGAGTCACGGTTGGCTGCGGCGGGTCTGCGTTCGCACACCGGCCGGCACCGCGCCCAGCGTCGAGGAGACGTCGGCGCTACAAACCTCGTGCGCGGTGATCGACCGGTCGCGGGGCGAGGCTCAATCGCCGCACAGCCAGCCGTACTTGCCGAGTCGTGGCCGGAGGGCGCGATCGACGCTCCATAGGGCGTTGCCCGGCGCGGCCAGCAGGGCGAGGGCAGCGATGATGTACCCGATCGACGGGCCGATGTCGGTAGCGCCTGCCGCGAACCATGGGAGGCCGAACGCTTCCGCCGCGGACCAGATCCCGAACGAGTACACGGCGCTCCCGACATAGACCACATTGGACAGTGTGCCGGTGAGGAGGCCGACCGCGATGAGCGTTTCGACAATGGCCGTCCCGACGCCCAGTCCCGCGGGCGCCACGGCCCCGATGTACTGCCACAGGTCGATCCACTGGCGGATGACGGGAGTGGTGACCTGGTCGTGGATGCCGAACTGGTGCGCGAACACCTGGCCCCGCAGGAACTCAGGCCGCCACTTGAAGGAGGCGTCGATCGCCCACACCACCCCGAACACGATCCGCAGCACGCAGGCCAGCCGGCGACGGCCGGAGGACGCAGCCGCGGGCTGGTGCAGCTTCTGGTACTCCCGGGGCGCCGCGTCCGTTCCGGTTTCTTCCGCGAAACCCCGACGACCGGCCCCGCCGTCGCGGGCGTGCGGTTCTTCGTGCGTCACCGCCGCTCACCCTCTCGACGCCCGCACCACACCCCCGCCGGTATGCCGAAGGACCACCTCAGCGACGGGTGGGCTCGTTGTGACGAGGTATTTGTGTTGGAAAGGCCGCATCCTCGCCATCCTCCATGGCCACCATCCCGGTGTGTAGCGCCGTGCCGCCGGGCCCGGCCGCGGCTGAGCACCGATCGGTGCGCTCTGGCATGAGGCTCGATGTGGCCGAGCAGGTGGTCAGCGGCGACACAGGGCCACTCGGCGGCGGTCAGGGCAGTGTTGAAAAAGGGTGAGAAACGACCGACGCCTTACGGCGGTGGTGGCGCGCTCCGGACAGCGAGCAGATCCGGGCCGTTGATTCCGGTCAAGCCGCAGCGGCATACCAGGGTCACGCCCCTTGCCGTGGCGCCGGCGAGCAAACGGACGACCCGCTCTTGACTACTGATCCGGCTTCGCGCGCACGACGGACACTCGATGCCGGTATCGGCCCAGTTCAAAGGCGCGGTCCGCGCGCGCCTCGACCGCCACACCGGGCTCGACAGGCCAGAAGGTGAAGTCTTCGGCCCCGGGGAGACCGGCGAGAACCCCGGAGGCTCGCTGAGGCCCGCCTTTGGCGAGGCGGAGCCGACCGGACAGCGACCCGAGCGCAGTCCGCGACAGGGGCGCCGACAGGCCGACCGCGCGTACCCGCCCGCGCCGGTCGGTCTGGCCGAGCACCAGCGCGGTTGGCCGGGTGGGGCTGCCGGTCACGCCGAGCACGAGCGCGTCGACGTCGTCGTAGTGGCGGACCTTGACCCATCCGGCGCGGCCCCCGCGCAGCGGGTAGCGGCTGGCCAGTGGCTTCGCGACCGTCCCCTCGATGCCGACGGCCGCCTGCTCGGCGCTGATCCACGCCTGGCCCTGGGTGCGGTCGAGGGTCGAGAGCATCAGTTGCACGCCAGCGTTGCCGGCGCCGACCACGGCGGCGAGCCGCTCGCGCCGGCGCGACAGGGGCCACAGCCGCAGGTCGCGGCCGCGGGCGCCGAGCAGGTCGAACGCCACGTACACCACGGCGATGCCCTCGGCGCGGCGCCGGGCCGGGCCGTAGCCCAGCGCCGCGAACTCCAGCCGACCCTGCCGGTAGGCGCACAGCTCACCGTCGAACACCACCCGACCCAGCGCGGCCGCCGACTCGAGGACCCCGGGGAACCGGTCGGTCAGGTCGCTGCCGGTGCGCGACTGCAGCACCCCACCCGGCACGTGCGCCACGCACCGCCACCCATCCAGCTTCGGCGAGTACTCGTACCCGCCGGTGGGCAGCACCGCGGCCGGCTCGACCACGGCGAGCCGCAGCGGCAGGTCCGGCACGGGCATGTGTCCATCATCAACCCGCTGACCAGCAACGCAGGCCGTAAACTCGCTCGCGTGTTCGAAGATCGTCGCCCGCCTGGCGAGTACGGCAGCGCGGACCTCCCGGTGCGACCGGCGCTGCGGCATGAGCTGAACCCGGACGGGACACTTACCGTCCACCCGCCGCAGCACTGCCCGCGCCGGCACGCCGTGACCGACTCGGGCACGTTCTCGTGGGTCGCGGCGCTGCGCCTGCACTCGCTGCTCTGCCACCGCTGCCGCGACGACGGCCACGCCGATCACCAGTGGGCCCTCATCGACCCCGCCTACGAACAGACCGATGCGGAGGAGGCCACGGGGGCGGGGCTGGAACTGGTCGCCGTCCCACCGGACGAAGCCGCCGGACCCGGCCGGATCGAGCTGCACCTGGACGGCCACCCCGTCGGCGCGGCCACGCTCGCGGTATGCACCGCGGACCGCCTCGGGGTGCTCGAGCACGTCCAGGTCGACGGCCAGGTCCGGCGCCGCGGCTACGGGCGGGTCCTCGCGCTCGCCGCGTTCTCCCGCCTGGACTGGTTCACCGACGTGCCGGACTGGATGCGCGGTGACCATCGGGTGCGGGCGCTGCGCGCGGTGCAACGCGGCGTCGGGTACAGATGGACCACCACCCTGATCGAAGACACCCCGGAAGCGCGGGGGTTCGCCGAATGGCTACCGCTGCCCAAAGTGGGCGAACCGCGCTACTGCCAGCACATGCTCGACGCGGCCGCGCGGCTCACGCCGTAGGCAGGGCCACTGCACCGAATTCGGCCGGTTCGGCAGTCCGCCTAGCGTTTCGCACAAAGGCCCAACCTCAGACGTCCCGGTGCTGGTCAGACTGACCTCGCTGTCGTATCCAATGCCTCACGTGGACGGTCCAGACGTCGTTTCGCACATCGTGGATCCCATTGACCAGGCAACGTGACGGCCTCGTAGCTTGACGCGATCGCGGAGCTTCGGCGCCCGAGACGTGTCATCTGCTCGCGTCTCGAATGAGAGCTAGCCACACCGAGCGCGGACGCTAGCCTGCTCGGCGACGCGACGGACCAAACACGTAACGGCTAAGCGGTCGCCCGAGAGGCTCAGCGGGATTTTCTCGCGACACAGTTTCGCGAGCAGGTGTTAACCACATTTTCCGACGTCAGAAGCGCAGGCGGCAGCGTTTGTCCCCAGCACGTCCACACTCCTCGACCGCAGCTCACAACACTTGTCCACAAACTATCCACAGGACGGTCAACACCCGGAATTGCGCTCGCCCGTCCGGGTGACCCACGATGACGCCGGACCGACCCGAGCCACAAGCCCCGGCAAGTCCACCCCCGTCCCGACGCGCGCCGGCCGCGCCGGGACAACCCGCCTCAGACCACGAGGCCTTCTCGTTGTGAGGAGAGACTTGACCACCCCGAGCAAGAACCGAAGAAGGCGCCGCACCAGGGGTAACGGCCCTGGCCGGCGCCATTCCGTCGAACTGCGCATGCAGTACCTCAAGCTGCTGATCGTGCTCATCTCGCTGATCAGCCCGATAGTGCAGCACTACTACCTGCGCTAGCAGTATCGCCGCCGGGTGGGCATTCGAGCAACGTTCGGCAGCCCACCCGGCGAGCATGCTCGATCGTTGCGAGACCAGATCGGCGAACGCGTCGCGATCACTGGTGAGGCAGCAGTTCGGGTGTCCAGCGGAGTATTCGGTCGGCCGCCGATCGAGTACTCCCTACCGTCCCGGGACTGGTCCGTCGAGGTTGAGGTAGAAGCCTCGGTCGGGAGGTTTACTAGTCGCCTTCGGCCCCGGCTACACCGGCTACGAACGGATTACTGACGGAAGGGCAATAGGTGAACCTTCACGCATGGATACCGGTGGAACCTCGCCGCCAACCCCGAGGTCTACAATGATTGATCATTTCGTCGAGGGGACCGATTCGGTGGGGAAGTACGGTTACAGGTTCTACACCTTCAGCGTGCATCGCGCGCGAGCAAAAGAGGCGCCGCTGCCGCTTGGCGAGCTACTAGGTGAGAGCACAGTTGCACAAGGGACGGACGCATTCCGCCGTGACGGAGTTGTCGCACTTTACGGCGTCCTCAACGGCCTGAAGGACAAGCGGGTAGACGAGAAGAACAAGCACGTCACCGTGACGTCGGTCGAACCCGTCGGTCGATCGATCAGGTTCAAAGTCGATCTTGGTACCAGCGGTACAAACTCGACGTTCACGGACCCTGCAGCTATGAACGGGAGCCCGGTGTTCATGCGCGCCGAGCGCCACATCGAAAGCAACGAACGGCGGGCGCTGATCGTTGCTGGCTCCAAGTCGACGGTCGGGCTTCTCGCCCTGGAGTCGCAGTCTGGCGCAACAGGTACTTCCCAACTCATTCCGTTGCTGAAACGCAGTTTCCGAGCTCACACACAACTCGTGATCGACTTCGACGCAGTCGTTCACGAAGAAGCCCTCCGCGCTTTCCTCGACCAAGCGCACATCGGTGCCGTCACGCTCCGCCGAAGCGGACTCCCGTCTGACATTGCAGATCAGCTTGAGGTTCCGGCGAAAGACGCCCCCTTCGGGCGGCTGGAGATGAAGATCAGCAAGGGCAGGATCCCCGAGCTCACGAGGACCCTGACGGAGAAGTTTCGGACAAATAGCCAGGCTCGGCAGCGACTGCTGTCCGTAGGCGACCTGGCTTTCGACGAGTTGAACGTCAAGATGGAGGTCGGCGGCCGGAGCACCACGCTCTCGATCGCCGCCGAGCGCATGCCGTCGTTTGTCTACGAACTACGCGGCCGGGACCGCGTCGACGACGAAGACTTCTACGCGCAGGTCAACGGCATGGTCCACGAGGTAGCGGGCGCGTTTGGCGCTCTTGTCGGTGCCGACTGGCAGACTGGTGACTGGTCTGAGGAAAGCCGGAAAACAGCCCTTGAGCTGCCGACGCAGGAGGCACCGGATGGTCCGGAGGTGGACGAGAGCTAGCAGCAAGTTCTCGAGCCTGAGCCTGCTCGTCGATCACTACGAGACGCTGCGGGACCATGAGACTGGGCGGGCCCGCCTACGCGACTACGCCGTGTTCGTTGGCATACCCGCGGCCCTGGGCGGGCTGGTCTGGCTCCGGGGCGCTCATGCCGCGCACGTACCGGAAGTCCTGGCCGCAGTGGCGATCTTGACCGGCCTGATCTTCAACGTGTTCGTGCTGCTCTTCGACCTGACGATGCGCGCCACGGACCGTACGGACCCCGCGTATCTCGACACCGTGACCAGGTTGGTCGACGAGCTCAGGGCGAACATCTCATACGCGGTCCTGCTCGGTCTGGTGCTCACGTCTCTGCTCGGCGGCCTCGCGCTCTTCACTGACACCAGCCAAGCGCTGACGACGCCCGTCAGCGCGCTCGTCGTGGCCCTGGCCTCCCAGATGCTTCTTACGGTTTCCATGATCCTCAAGCGGATCCGAGCGCTCTACCGTGCCTTCAAAAGGGTTGGGCCTGAACGGATCCCGTGACACATCGTGCAGTACGGCCGTACTCCCCTCACGAGTGAACTAGACGGCACACGAAAGCCGGGCTGCGGCAACCCAAAGGTCCTGCAGCCCGGCCGGAACAGCGCTTCAGTGTGTCGAATTGACGTCCTCGGCGCTGATCGTTTCGACGAGGGCGGAGATGAGGATTTCGGCGGCGGGTGGGGTGACGGCGTTGC encodes:
- a CDS encoding MBL fold metallo-hydrolase, coding for MSARSTLQYRVFISAPLPIHALPPAAGTQPQWSPLSHTLVFGPTEAALVDPPLTLAQARSLADWVEAFGKRLAHIYITHWHADHWLSTGELARRFPGVTVHASAATVDRMVKNTPDGVPAGTWAQWFPGQLPANPIPVLARPVPAGGFTVDGHTLVAVDAGHSDTDDTTVLHAPSIGLVAAGDVVYNNVHQYLAETTGGGMEAWHRALDVVESLRAVNVVAGHKDPARDDSPTNIGNTHAYLDHAANLLATQPTRAEFYAGMVKLYPERINPYTVWLSASRLLNDR
- a CDS encoding epoxide hydrolase family protein; translation: MATTAEHGTDAIRPFSVAVPREAFDDLRRRLTATRWPSRELVRDRSQGVQLAVLQAVCSYWEDGYDVGRVEARLNALPQFTTEIDGVQIHFLHVRSRHDALPLIMTHGWPGSVMELLDSIDPLTDPTNHSGLAQDAFHVVLPSLPGYGFSAEPGELGWDLGRTARAWTELMRRLGYTRFVAQGGDVGAGVTDAMGRQAPEGLVGIHTNLLVPALNDPAALPAETEQERAAQAAITTFQTSGNGYFVEQATRPQTIGYALLDSPAALAAWMLDHDTDAYHKIARAFLDGQPTGNLTPDHVLDNITTYWLTGTGASAARSYWEAYGPDAPAAQNPPPPPPVRVPVGFTTFPGEIWQTPHSWAEQAYPTLNYFHEAQRGGHFAAWEEPQLFAAELRAAFQPLRAGTTAEPSR